A window of the Xenopus laevis strain J_2021 chromosome 9_10L, Xenopus_laevis_v10.1, whole genome shotgun sequence genome harbors these coding sequences:
- the LOC108701125 gene encoding envoplakin isoform X2, translated as MFKGQTKSSKSPTKSPTKSPSKHSKAAATELALLITRMQKNADQVEKNILETNEKLKKDAGNYAAKKEFQHQQENAQKLKDSESLVKDLFMDVDKAKKYGHPQAQEIDQDIRHLHERLSMECAEYRDVYEKMNIAPPEPKVNWPQILDKKKKEIENGQYGPSLSDVERQVAEHNILQREIDEYGNEIRNQDNAAIKNQYRSLQEESTWRSRHLGSLYNHLHGCTKELMYLSEEQNKILRKDWSDQIPDLPATRRQYEKFKSEDLLPQEENVNQLLDDGERMIELKHPAVPCIQAHHEALKGEWQNFLNLCICQENHLKNAEEYKKFQDDAETIAQTLKEVNRNFDTKFSQGNLAAPGAASELQLQLEKEDKQLTQAEKSLSALKNKAPEIVPIKQRRIKSKQPVNINCICDWDSADMQLSKGEVFTLKDNNMSDSWVIQTPGGETKNAPSACFVIPPSDQEAIDKLKRLEGELSEAQKKKTALQNTLKSNRNQEPAKPTQSGPVVTAPAPPVRISSIPSEDPQANQLLNKLNMIHENLQNTEQEVLSRVRSPVSQASPSQDLAGRLKQQEATDLQLQNIASEKDKVQRECEAFLNKSPVGTVASQLPSTQSNVNNKYKDVKLLSSLYGEEAKASLNLENQIKNTDNMINGFEELLVQDDVIPYSPNALQERATEIQKMKRDLVDKQDNLLKLNRSLKDTELSCSSLQTNCQEHSPDLPRQRAQVQRLNDRYHSVADQLDQREKILRDANLPYQQYKSSCEALDTWMKGLPKNQVTSSDSPSQVNYKLQTQKRLVDEIQRKEPEKNNVVKLSDDLVNTFDDYEKQAKRYSTTLSSSNPVPPKKPKGVSMQQGIEDQQKDLVKRYNQATVESKQQLTQMEFAKKVLDKSDGTDGIQAITQQNLRSENTQRSVRESENLSSQLEEEKKKVAQVQQTLEENTKRLILLKTQRPVERIEETEVVQYYREPKIESDLSVRKSQIEQSNKEREITQSEIKVVSKRLATLEEQRKNIKPQLLTKEVTQIEKDPDLESKAQSLRKEIKQLKEENNSIYLELERLKKEVLILEQKQPNIVEKVVLKEVVKLERDPEIVKAARALQLQIDDENFRRKSLQENVVKLRTRTEELEKLIESVEPKVIVKEVKKVEQDPEILKEAARLRTLIEEERNKSVVVTRELTELQSRYVVVQKQKPRIEIKERVNEVFIVEPETEKEIARLKSVLQEVSSRKSMSDNELDTVHTQVITLKSQRPTVEYKEVVNEVVKLEKSPELLKEIEKLKVQMKDMEANTVKNMELKSKLSKERDNWKLEKSKVETKTVNKEVVKYENDPVLIKEAERLRQEVRDESQKRREVEDFVYDLQNKYILLERRKPEERVVVQEVVLVKQDPKIKDDHFRLSRTLDETVSNRRRLEREVQQLRNLVEEKQKLLNFQEERDKKLAAEKELRQITLRIKEIEESPLPVQEKIVMEEVVKVERDPVMEKAANSLRTELDNERSQYLNIERECKNLQMKIDILQREKSLEKTIYKEVIRVEKDKVLENERVRLRELVSKARNSRQDLEDESKRLTEKIERVDAMKKTWSKEESDLQKTRLQLQQEKSSTENELLELRRQQQQKSVFLSKESQLLSQKAEIERQKKTQLGHELSLFETKILSEKDAIYQKERNIRELQTRVNREERNQETQTRETNVSTKISILDPDTGKEMSPYEAYKRGIIDRSQYIQLQELECDWEEVSTMGSSGDISVLLDKKSGKQYSIEDALRTKKITKDELQMYRDGKLPISEFALLVAGEKPSSASIGSIIGPRSPTSTQSRSIFTQSAPKVFHDDSFPIAGIYDKSTDSKCTIRSAITRKILDAETGQKLLEAQAATGGIIHIMSKERYSVHKAIDRALIDSSNTQSLLHAQKAFTGVEDPVTKKRLSIGEAIQKDLMPKDKAIPYLVVQHLTGGLIDTKQTGRIPVSEAVEQGLVSKELADQIQDETHYKKDLVDPVTKEKIHYKEAMSRCRKDPSSGLLLLEASPDSYQPPVYRPVNPIPSMTTYNY; from the exons GACAATGCAGCCATTAAGAACCAGTATCGGAGTCTACAG GAGGAATCCACTTGGAGAAGTCGGCACTTGGGCAGCCTGTATAACCACCTCCATGGCTGCACCAAGGAACTAATGTATCTCAGCGAGGAGCAGAACAAGATTCTGCGGAAGGACTGGAGTGACCAGATACCTGACCTGCCTGCTACCCGCAGACAATATGAG AAATTTAAATCTGAGGACCTGCTGCCACAGGAAGAAAATGTGAATCAGCTTCTGGATGATGGGGAGAGGATGATCGAGTTAAAGCATCCAGCTGTCCCCTGCATCCAG GCCCACCATGAAGCTCTGAAGGGTGAATGGCAAAACTTTCTCAACTTGTGCATATGTCAGGAGAACCATCTCAAGAACGCAGAAGagtacaaaaag TTTCAAGATGATGCGGAAACCATAGCTCAAACTTTAAAAGAGGTCAACAGGAACTTTGACACCAAATTTAGCCAGGGTAACTTGGCAGCACCTGGAGCAGCGTCAGAACTGCAGCTCCAGTTGGAAAAGGAAGACAAGCAGCTGACCCAGGCTGAGAAGAGTTTGTCCGCTCTTAAAAACAAGGCCCCTGAGATTGTGCCCATCAAACAGCGAAGGATAAAGTCAAAGCAGCCTGTAAACATCAACTGCATTTGCGACTGGGATTCTGCTGAT ATGCAGCTCTCAAAGGGAGAGGTCTTCACATTAAAAGACAACAACATGTCTGACAGCTGGGTGATACAGACTCCAGGAGGAGAGACAAAGAATGCTCCATCTGCCTGCTTTGTAATCCCTCCTTCAGATCAAGAGGCCATAGATAAGTTGAAGAG ACTCGAGGGTGAGCTAAGTGAAGCACAAAAGAAGAAGACAGCTCTACAGAACACACTGAAATCCAACAGAAACCAGGAACCTGCCAAACCAACTCAGTCTG GTCCGGTTGTCACTGCACCTGCACCTCCAGTTCGCATATCAAGTATACCAAGTGAGGATCCCCAAGCAAATCAGCTCCTTAACAAGCTAAACATGATCCATGAAAACCTGCAGAACACGGAGCAAGAGGTTTTGTCAAGGGTACGCTCTCCAGTCAGTCAGGCTTCACCAAGTCAAGATTTGGCTGGGAGACTAAAACAACAAGAG GCGACTGACCTACAGCTGCAAAACATAGCATCCGAGAAGGACAAAGTGCAGAGAGAGTGTGAGGCTTTCCTGAACAAAAGCCCAGTAGGAACAGTAGCTTCCCAGCTCCCCAGCACACAATCAAATGTCAACAACAAGTACAAAGATGTCAAGCTCCTGTCTTCGCTCTATGGAGAGGA GGCCAAAGCATCTTTGAACCTGGAAAATCAGATTAAGAATACTGATAACATGATAAACGGCTTTGAGGAATTATTGGTGCAGGACGATGTGATCCCATACTCCCCAAATGCCCTTCAGGAGCGGGCCACTGAAATTCAG AAAATGAAAAGAGACCTTGTAGACAAACAGGACAATCTTCTGAAGCTAAACAGGAGCCTGAAGGACACAGAGCTTTCCTGCAGCTCTCTTCAGACTAACTGCCAGGAACACTCCCCTGATCTGCCACGACAACGTGCCCAAGTTCAACGTCTCAATGACCGCTACCACTCTGTTGCTGACCAGCTTGACCAGAG AGAGAAGATATTGAGAGATGCCAACCTGCCTTACCAGCAGTATAAATCTTCCTGTGAGGCTCTGGACACCTGGATGAAAGGTCTTCCTAAAAAccaagtgacatcatcagataGCCCCAGCCAAGTCAACTATAAGCTGCAGACTCAAAAG AGGTTGGTTGAcgagatccagaggaaggagcCAGAGAAGAATAATGTGGTTAAACTTTCAGATGACCTAGTGAACACTTTTGAT gaCTATGAAAAACAAGCCAAACGTTACAGTACAACGCTTTCCTCCTCCAAccctgtccctcctaaaaaacCAAAGGGTGTGTCTATGCAGCAAGGAATAGAAGACCAG CAAAAAGATCTGGTGAAGCGATACAACCAAGCGACTGTGGAGAGCAAGCAGCAGCTAACTCAGATGGAGTTTGCCAAGAAAGTGCTGGATAAG TCTGATGGTACAGATGGAATCCAGGCTATAACTCAGCAAAATCTGCGCTCAGAAAATACTCAGAGGTCTGTCAGAGAGTCAGAGAATCTGTCCAGCCAGTTagaggaagaaaagaagaaggtGGCTCAAGTACAGCAGACACTGGAGGAGAACACAAAACGCTTGATATTACTGAAGACACAAAGACCAGTTGAGCGCATAGAGGAAACAGAGGTGGTACAGTATTACAGAGAGCCTAAGATAGAGAGTGATCTGTCGGTGAGAAAAAGCCAAATAGAACAATCTAACAAGGAAAGAGAGATCACTCAGTCTGAGATAAAAGTGGTGAGCAAACGGCTGGCGACTCTGGAAGAGCAAAGGAAGAACATTAAGCCACAGTTGCTGACTAAAGAGGTCACACAGATAGAAAAAGACCCTGATTTGGAGTCAAAGGCGCAGTCTCTTAGAAAAGAAATAAAGCAActgaaagaagaaaataattcaatttatttGGAATTAGAGAGACTAAAGAAAGAAGTGTTGATTCTGGAACAGAAGCAACCAAATATTGTAGAGAAAGTAGTGTTGAAAGAGGTGGTAAAATTAGAGAGGGATCCAGAAATTGTAAAGGCTGCCAGGGCACTTCAGCTACAGATTGATGATGAGAATTTCAGAAGAAAATCACTTCAGGAGAATGTGGTGAAGCTGAGGACCCGAACCGAGGAGCTGGAAAAGCTGATTGAGTCTGTTGAACCCAAGGTTATAGTTAAGGAGGTAAAGAAAGTTGAACAGGATCCAGAAATCCTGAAGGAAGCAGCAAGGCTAAGGACACTGATtgaagaagaaagaaacaaaagtgTGGTTGTTACACGGGAGCTGACAGAGCTACAATCTAGGTATGTGGTGGTACAGAAGCAAAAGCCCAGAATTGAAATCAAAGAAAGAGTCAACGAAGTTTTTATTGTTGAACCAGAAACTGAGAAGGAGATTGCAAGGCTGAAGTCTGTGCTGCAAGAAGTTAGCTCTAGAAAATCCATGTCTGATAACGAGCTCGATACAGTCCATACTCAGGTGATTACTCTGAAATCCCAGAGACCCACAGTGGAGTATAAAGAAGTTGTCAATGAGGTGGTCAAACTAGAGAAAAGCCCAGAGTTGctaaaggaaatagaaaaattgAAAGTACAAATGAAGGATATGGAAGCAAATACTGTCAAGAACATGGAGCTGAAATCCAAACTCAGCAAGGAGAGAGATAACTGGAAATTGGAGAAGTCGAAAGTGGAAACTAAAACAGTCAATAAAGAGGTAGTCAAGTATGAAAATGATCCAGTACTGATAAAAGAAGCAGAGCGTCTCCGTCAAGAAGTACGAGATGAGTCTCAGAAAAGGAGGGAAGTGGAAGATTTTGTGTATGACTTACAGAACAAGTACATTCTGCTGGAGAGAAGAAAGCCAGAGGAGAGGGTTGTGGTGCAAGAGGTGGTCCTTGTTAAGCAAGACCCCAAAATAAAAGATGATCATTTCAGGCTAAGCAGGACACTTGATGAAACAGTAAGCAATAGGCGTCGCCTAGAACGTGAGGTGCAGCAGTTACGTAACTTAGTGGAAGAGAAGCAGAAACTACTCAACTTTCAAGAAGAAAGAGACAAAAAATTGGCGGCAGAAAAAGAGCTACGCCAGATTACACTGAGGATAAAGGAGATAGAGGAAAGCCCTCTTCCTGTGCAGGAGAAGATTGTTATGGAGGAAGTTGTTAAGGTAGAAAGGGACCCGGTTATGGAAAAAGCAGCTAATTCTCTTCGCACTGAATTAGATAATGAAAGAAGTCAATATCTAAACATTGAAAGAGAATGTAAAAACCTGCAAATGAAGATAGATATCCTACAGAGGGAGAAATCTCTAGAGAAAACCATTTACAAGGAGGTTATTCGTGTGGAAAAGGACAAGGTGCTTGAGAATGAGAGAGTCAGGTTGAGAGAACTGGTTTCAAAAGCACGTAATTCAAGGCAAGACCTGGAAGATGAGAGCAAAAGACTCACTGAAAAAATAGAAAGGGTCGATGCCATGAAGAAAACCTGGTCAAAGGAGGAATCTGATCTTCAGAAGACAAGACTGCAGCTACAACAAGAGAAGTCATCCACAGAAAATGAACTGCTGGAGCTGAGGAGACAACAGCAGCAAAAAAGTGTGTTCCTCAGCAAGGAGTCTCAATTGCTCTCACAGAAAGCAGAGATTGAACGTCAGAAAAAGACGCAATTGGGCCATGAACTGTCCCTTTTTGAAACCAAAATTCTTTCTGAAAAAGATGCCATTTATCAGAAGGAAAGGAATATTAGGGAGCTGCAGACTCGTGTCAACCGAGAAGAACGCAACCAAGAGACACAGACGAGGGAGACTAATGTTTCCACAAAAATTTCTATCCTGGACCCTGACACGGGTAAAGAAATGTCTCCCTATGAAGCTTATAAAAGGGGCATCATAGATAGAAGTCAATATATCCAGCTGCAAGAATTGGAGTGTGACTGGGAAGAGGTTTCCACCATGGGATCAAGTGGTGACATTTCTGTCCTTTTGGATAAGAAGAGTGGCAAGCAATATTCCATTGAGGATGCCCTAAGGACCAAGAAAATCACCAAAGACGAGCTACAGATGTACCGTGATGGCAAGCTCCCAATTTCTGAATTTGCCCTTCTGGTGGCTGGAGAAAAGCCCTCATCAGCTTCAATTGGTTCAATAATTGGACCCAGATCCCCAACTTCTACCCAGTCTCGCAGCATATTTACTCAAAGTGCCCCCAAAGTCTTTCACGACGACAGCTTCCCAATCGCTGGCATATATGACAAAAGCACAGACAGCAAATGCACAATCAGAAGTGCGATAACAAGGAAAATACTGGATGCTGAAACTGGTCAGAAGCTGCTTGAAGCCCAGGCGGCCACTGGTGGCATCATCCACATTATGAGCAAAGAAAGATATTCAGTTCATAAAGCTATAGACAGGGCCCTGATTGATAGTAGTAACACACAGAGTCTGCTTCATGCACAAAAAGCCTTTACAGGTGTCGAGGATCCAGTAACCAAAAAGAGATTATCTATTGGAGAGGCTATTCAGAAGGACCTTATGCCTAAAGATAAAGCCATACCCTACTTGGTTGTCCAGCACCTCACAGGAGGTCTCATCGACACCAAACAAACAGGTCGAATCCCAGTTTCTGAGGCAGTAGAGCAGGGCCTGGTGAGTAAAGAACTTGCTGATCAAATCCAGGATGAGACACATTATAAGAAAGATCTTGTTGACCCCGTCACCAAGGAGAAAATACATTATAAGGAAGCCATGTCTCGATGCAGGAAAGACCCTAGCAGCGGACTTCTGCTTCTTGAAGCATCTCCAGATTCTTACCAGCCTCCTGTCTATCGCCCTGTAAATCCCATCCCTTCCATGACAACCTATAATTACTAG